One segment of Vagococcus martis DNA contains the following:
- a CDS encoding YpiB family protein, protein MANLEDKQAFVAWLIETITLKEKEAYWILNYLLNHDAILNRVHIVEKADKTPRGLIVSDNSETEAGLVLYKENHPFCDAQQIFHDIRMKYKEPLFLEVRFSDRDFNQQYQSVLEENPFLNAFDTISDEMFEKVLRDFEEKQYQEKLNCILDKLNHAIDSGNEEEFVYWSIEYQKEKNKSDD, encoded by the coding sequence ATGGCTAATTTAGAGGACAAACAAGCATTTGTGGCGTGGTTGATTGAAACCATTACGTTAAAAGAGAAAGAGGCTTATTGGATTTTAAATTATTTATTAAATCATGATGCGATTTTAAACCGAGTGCATATAGTAGAAAAAGCGGATAAAACGCCTAGAGGACTGATTGTTTCAGACAATTCAGAAACAGAAGCAGGCTTAGTTTTGTATAAGGAAAATCATCCGTTTTGTGACGCACAACAAATATTTCATGACATCAGGATGAAATACAAAGAACCATTATTTTTAGAAGTTCGATTTAGCGACCGTGATTTTAATCAACAGTATCAGTCAGTATTGGAAGAAAACCCATTTTTAAATGCGTTTGATACCATATCTGACGAGATGTTTGAGAAAGTATTACGTGATTTTGAAGAAAAACAATATCAAGAAAAATTAAATTGCATACTAGATAAGCTAAATCATGCCATTGATTCTGGCAATGAAGAAGAGTTTGTTTATTGGTCAATTGAATACCAAAAAGAAAAAAACAAAAGTGATGATTAG